One part of the Natronorubrum sediminis genome encodes these proteins:
- a CDS encoding acyltransferase: protein MTDDTDSRHDRIQTHPTPGSGNSLSGWWRNRSPLRLAISYAVVWLVRISPSLTLKRWLLRRLGVTVGPGVSWGLEATPDVFWPELITVEAEAIVGYDATILCHEFLQDEYRTGEVHIGERAMIGAGATVLPGVEIGADARVAANSLVTRDVPPETTVAGVPAEPMGSSSRDDE, encoded by the coding sequence GTGACCGACGATACGGACTCCCGTCACGATCGAATTCAGACACATCCGACGCCAGGAAGTGGCAACTCCCTCTCTGGATGGTGGCGCAATCGTAGTCCACTCCGTCTGGCGATATCGTACGCCGTCGTCTGGCTCGTCCGGATCTCCCCGAGTCTCACCCTCAAACGATGGCTGCTTCGCCGACTGGGGGTAACGGTCGGGCCGGGAGTTTCCTGGGGTCTCGAGGCCACGCCGGACGTCTTCTGGCCGGAACTGATCACGGTCGAAGCCGAGGCGATCGTCGGATACGACGCGACGATTCTCTGCCACGAGTTTCTTCAAGACGAGTATCGGACGGGTGAGGTCCACATCGGTGAGCGCGCGATGATCGGCGCGGGCGCGACAGTCCTCCCAGGCGTCGAAATCGGTGCTGATGCGCGCGTTGCAGCGAACTCGCTCGTGACTCGAGACGTGCCGCCGGAGACGACGGTGGCCGGGGTGCCAGCCGAGCCGATGGGATCATCGAGCCGTGACGACGAGTAA